A single region of the Phycisphaerae bacterium genome encodes:
- a CDS encoding substrate-binding domain-containing protein yields MGEHGNTTRRSRAIHSVVAEHIREGIASGRLVPGALVESEHQLCRRFGVSRGPVRQALASLERDGLVYRVPGKGSFVSHQRPGGGSEREAVQIGVIVDATSGISGGFCILEIIEGLNQAVERSQPECRLVFAFHRFSGAGDQAIGQFLERGDCAGFLLVPITRYCLDFAAGLSPRAVPVVSLFRRAANHWMSQVYVDHEAGAYAATEYLIRYGHRRIGMVAIKPNWWDLSGEERIGGYRRAMKDHSVEVRPEDTAFCTSNPLEVRAAVQSVLARPGRPSALLIGGGSLTEPALQAIRELEIRVPQDLSVIAFDDTPSAQGFDPALTVVKQPLERTAGTGLDRLMAEIERPGEKAAQTGLASELVVRGSCRAI; encoded by the coding sequence ATGGGTGAACACGGAAACACGACGCGGCGGAGCCGGGCGATCCACTCGGTGGTGGCTGAGCATATCCGCGAGGGAATCGCCAGCGGCCGGCTCGTTCCGGGCGCGCTGGTCGAGTCGGAGCATCAGCTCTGCCGGCGGTTCGGGGTCAGTCGCGGACCGGTCCGTCAGGCGCTGGCGTCGCTGGAGCGGGACGGTTTGGTGTACCGGGTGCCGGGCAAGGGGAGCTTCGTCAGCCATCAGCGGCCCGGCGGCGGATCTGAACGGGAGGCGGTCCAGATCGGGGTGATCGTCGACGCGACGAGCGGGATCAGCGGCGGGTTCTGCATTCTGGAGATCATCGAGGGGCTCAATCAGGCGGTGGAGCGTTCGCAGCCGGAGTGCCGGCTTGTGTTTGCGTTTCACCGATTCAGCGGCGCGGGCGACCAGGCGATCGGGCAGTTTCTGGAGCGCGGGGATTGCGCCGGATTTTTGCTGGTGCCAATCACGCGCTATTGCCTGGATTTCGCGGCGGGCCTTTCGCCGCGGGCGGTTCCGGTCGTTTCGCTGTTCCGGCGAGCGGCCAATCACTGGATGAGCCAGGTTTACGTGGATCACGAGGCTGGGGCGTATGCGGCGACGGAGTACCTGATCCGGTACGGCCACCGGCGGATCGGGATGGTGGCGATCAAGCCGAACTGGTGGGACCTGAGCGGCGAAGAGCGGATCGGCGGATATCGGCGTGCGATGAAAGATCACAGCGTGGAAGTGAGGCCGGAGGACACGGCGTTCTGCACGAGCAATCCGCTGGAGGTGCGGGCGGCGGTTCAGAGTGTGTTGGCGCGACCGGGCCGGCCCAGCGCCCTGTTGATCGGAGGCGGATCGCTGACCGAGCCGGCGCTTCAGGCGATACGGGAACTGGAGATTCGCGTGCCGCAGGACCTTTCGGTGATTGCGTTCGATGACACACCGAGCGCACAGGGGTTTGATCCGGCGTTGACGGTGGTCAAACAGCCGCTTGAGCGGACGGCGGGAACGGGGCTGGATCGGCTCATGGCGGAGATCGAGCGGCCGGGCGAAAAGGCGGCGCAGACGGGTCTGGCTTCCGAATTGGTGGTCAGAGGGTCATGTCGGGCGATTTGA